The following proteins come from a genomic window of Proteiniphilum propionicum:
- a CDS encoding transposase, translating to MFKKSDENPQLGIFSSPTEYFRDSKKKEYLKNDSWHNRFRNHVVMRVDESIFRPLYSNGTGAPNASIRILVGMMILKEGQGWSDAQLFENCAYNLLVRSALGLMSLEDAEPVSSTYYLFRRNLVDYAREHGEDLFKKVPGANHP from the coding sequence ATGTTCAAAAAATCGGACGAAAACCCTCAATTGGGCATTTTTTCATCACCGACGGAGTACTTCAGAGACTCTAAGAAGAAAGAATACCTAAAAAATGACTCCTGGCATAACCGGTTCCGAAACCATGTTGTAATGCGTGTGGATGAGTCTATTTTCAGACCACTTTATTCTAATGGAACGGGGGCTCCTAATGCCTCTATCCGTATTTTGGTCGGTATGATGATCCTCAAGGAAGGCCAGGGATGGAGCGACGCACAATTGTTTGAGAACTGCGCATACAATTTACTTGTTCGCAGTGCTCTGGGTCTGATGTCGTTAGAGGACGCTGAGCCTGTTTCATCCACTTACTACCTTTTCCGTCGCAATCTGGTTGACTATGCAAGGGAACACGGCGAAGACCTGTTCAAAAAAGTGCCAGGGGCAAATCACCCGTGA